TTACAGGGTTATGAGCCGCCGGATGGTGGATACGGTTTTATCAATGCCGGAACGATTCAGATTCTCAAAGGGAATTTATGCCTGGACGGGGTTTACTGCCAAAACGATAGAATATGAACCGGTTAAGCGATGCCGCGGAGTTTCAAAGTGGTCCTTTTTGAAGCTGTTCGATTATGCTGCCGACGCCGTTTTTACTTTTTCCGACAAATCGATGAAAATCGTAATCGGTTTCGGATTTCTGCTTATGCTGCTCGCCGTCATAAGCGGACTTGCATGTTTTATTATCGGCGTATTGAACCGAACGGCCGGCGCCGCAGCCCTATTTGTTTGCCTATTTGTTTTTCTTGCCGGATTACAACTTTCTGCAACCGGTATAGCGGGATTGTGCGTTTTCCGGTGCTGGGCAGAACTGAAACAACGTCCGCAGTTTATTGTTAGAGAAGAAAAGTGAATAAAAATCGGGAAAAAACGTTCTTTTACGGTACGTTCATATTGTTTTGTTTAGCTACCGTCATACATCATCGGTTTTTAAATGCCGGATACTGCGATGACATATGGTTCTTGGAATTATCGAAAGAATACAGTCTGACGGAATTTCTGAACATGCGTTATCAGACATGGTCGTCTCGGCTGATTATTGAAACGGTACTTTATTTTATCATACAGCATAATCAGAATGTCTGGCGATGCTGCAATATACTTTCCATTTTTCTGCTCGTATACAGCTTGCAAAAATTATGTTTAAAAGAAACATATAAAAAATATACCTGGGTCATTGCTTTGTTTTTCTATTTTGTGTTTCCCTATAAGTCGATGGGTAACGTAGGATGGGTAACGACGACCGTTAATTATTTGTGGATAGCCGCGGCGGGGACGTTCGCACTCATTCCGATAAAAGACGCTCTGACTGAAACTGGCAGAGGGCAACGTAACGCTGTTTTAAAAATCGGTTACGTTGCCGCCGCTTTGTTCGCTGCAAACCAGGAACAAATGGCGGCACTGCTGGCGGGATATTATTTATTTTTCATCGTGTACATCACAGCAACACGTAAAAAGATACCGCAGTTTTTGCTACTGCTTTGGGCTTGCGTATTGGTGGAACTTGTTTTTATCTTTTTATGCCCTGGGAACAGACTCCGGTACGATTTTGAATTGAACAACTGGTTTGCAAATTACGCTGAACTTTCGATGGCCGATAAAATTGCAATGGGATTTTTATATACCATGGCATACTACTGTTTCTGCGATTTGAATTTCGTATTCATATTTTTTTCGGGCGTTTTGTTTTGTACCGTTTTGATTCGCGGTAATACGCGGAAACCGCAGCCGGGTAAAGCCGGAAATCTGCGAAAAATTCCTTATTACATTGCTGCCGCGATACCGTTCTGTGCAAGTCTTTTGCTAACTTTTTTCAGCCGCAATTCTTATTTTAAATCGCGTTTCTTCGTGAAAAAACTGCTTAACACGGAATTATACTTTTCGGCAGGGCTTTCCGCCGCGGATTTTGCACTTGAATTGAGTTTCTATTTTTTGATCATCATATGCGTTTTGATTGCGCTTCGATATGCCTCGCCGTGCAAAAAAGTTTTTTTTCTTTGTTGTCTGATTTTTTGTGCCGGAATCTGTTCCCGTATCATACTCGGATTTTCACCGGGCATTTTCATATCCCATACCCGTACCGCCTGTTTTTGCACACTTTCACTGTTTACGGTTATGATACTTTTTACCCAGCCGTATGTCGAATAACACACTATTGCGCGGGACGCTGCAAGGCGAAAAGGCGCGTCTTGTGCCGAGGCGGCTAGCCCGGATTGAAGGGGGACTGCGTACGCAGTCTTGTGCAGGGAGCGTGCTGCGCGAACAGCGCGGCCGCGGAGCGCACAACGAAGGCGAATGCCGGAGCCCCGCAAAGCCGGTGTGCGGTGCGGTGCGCTCCGGAAGAAAAGCCAGGGAAAGCGGCTGTATCCGATCGGCAGCACGCGGGCCGTTCCTGCTGAAGGCCGGCCTGACCGGAATCGAACCGCCGCGACCGGTACCGACCCAAAAACAAAGCACCACGACCGGTACCGAAGCGACACGGCTCGTCCCGTCCCACGCTCGCGCTCGTTTTCGGCCGAACCGACTTCGCACTTGCCATGAAACGCCGTTGGTAGTATCTTTAATGACGGTCGTTTACACGGAAAATTGCGTGAACGTCCGCAGGCACCGCGCGCTGCGGTGCGAAGCAGGTTGCAGCGGTTTGCAGCGGCTCACAGCAAGTTGCAGCGGCTCACAGCGCCGTGTAAAAAAGGAGATTTTTATGGCAACAACGAAAGAATTATTTAAAGAACGCATGTCCATCCGCAAAACCGATCCGGTGCGCGCTTCCGTTTTGGGAATGCTTATCGACGCCGTTCAGAAAGCGACGCGGGAACTGAATCGTGAAGAAACCGATGCCGATATAGCCGGCGCAGCGAAAAAAATGTACGATCAGACGCAGGCAACGATCGCCGAATATGAAAAAGGCGGCGCCGACACCGCGCAGTTAAAGACCGAACTCGCAATTCTCAAAGAATTCGTTCCCGAAACGCTCTCTCCCGAAAAAACGGAAACCGAAGTGAAACGGATCATAGAAGGGCTTGCGGAGCAGGACCGCGTGCTGAAAAACATCATGCCGCTCGTTAAAGCCGTTCCGGGCATGGATATGAAAGTGGCAAAAAGCATCGTGGAAGCGCTGCTGAAATAGCGGAACGGGCGCGGTGAACTGCGCGTATGCACGAGGGGCGGCAGCCGCGCGTCAACGCGAGCCGCAGACGCGACCTGAACCGTACATGCGGCATGGAAACGCAGACGCGACCTGAACCGTACATGTGGCATGGAAACGCAAACGTGGCCTGAGCCGCAGACGCGGCCTGAACCGCAAACGCGGGCGTTCGCCCGGTTATCCGATCGGAACTTGGATTTCCGTGAGCCATTCGTCC
This sequence is a window from Treponema brennaborense DSM 12168. Protein-coding genes within it:
- a CDS encoding DUF6056 family protein; protein product: MNKNREKTFFYGTFILFCLATVIHHRFLNAGYCDDIWFLELSKEYSLTEFLNMRYQTWSSRLIIETVLYFIIQHNQNVWRCCNILSIFLLVYSLQKLCLKETYKKYTWVIALFFYFVFPYKSMGNVGWVTTTVNYLWIAAAGTFALIPIKDALTETGRGQRNAVLKIGYVAAALFAANQEQMAALLAGYYLFFIVYITATRKKIPQFLLLLWACVLVELVFIFLCPGNRLRYDFELNNWFANYAELSMADKIAMGFLYTMAYYCFCDLNFVFIFFSGVLFCTVLIRGNTRKPQPGKAGNLRKIPYYIAAAIPFCASLLLTFFSRNSYFKSRFFVKKLLNTELYFSAGLSAADFALELSFYFLIIICVLIALRYASPCKKVFFLCCLIFCAGICSRIILGFSPGIFISHTRTACFCTLSLFTVMILFTQPYVE
- a CDS encoding GatB/YqeY domain-containing protein, whose protein sequence is MATTKELFKERMSIRKTDPVRASVLGMLIDAVQKATRELNREETDADIAGAAKKMYDQTQATIAEYEKGGADTAQLKTELAILKEFVPETLSPEKTETEVKRIIEGLAEQDRVLKNIMPLVKAVPGMDMKVAKSIVEALLK